CCTCGAGGAGCTCGGGCTGCTGACGCCGCGCGTCACGGAAGAGTGACCTAAAGCGCGTCGCGATCTTTCAGGTTCTTTTCAGGTTCGCTCCACGCGCTTTAGGTTTTTGATTTTACGCATGTCTTTATCCCGAAACCGGTTCCCACTTTCGGGAGACATGCTTTTAGGGAACCGGCACAACTGGTCTAATAGCAAGGCCTGCGCGGATTCGTAGCAAGGCGCTCACGTCGAAAGTGCGTGACATCCGCTAGCCATTTTATCAACTTCATTGCAGTTGTGTTTGAATCCCCGAGCGAAAACGCATAGATCATCGCCGAGGGAAAACATTCGAGAGAGATCGTTATGGGTTCGTTTTCGATTTGGCACTGGATGATCGTGCTGGTCATCGTGCTTCTGGTGTTCGGCCGCGGCAAGATCCCCGAGTTGATGGGCGACATGGCCAAGGGCATCAAGAGCTTCAAGAAGGGCATGGCTGACGACGACGTTGACGACAAGCGTACCGTCGAGCACCGCGCCGACGAGACTGTTTCGCCGGGCAAGGAAAAGGTCAGCAAGAGCTGATCCGATTGTTGGTTTGAGCATGCCGTTGTACCAAAACCGCTTCGCATGTGCGGGCGGCGTGTTCTCGTCGGAATAGATTGTCATGTTCGAAGTCGGTTGGAGCGAACTGCTGGTGATCGCGGTCGTCATGATCGTGGTCGTCGGGCCAAAGGATTTGCCCAACATGCTGCGCACCTTCGGCCGCACCGCGGCGAAACTGCGCGCCATGGCCGGCGACTTCCAGAAGCAGTTCAACGAAGCGCTGAAGGAAGCCGAACTCGATGATGTGAAGAGTTCGATCGACAGTCTCCGCAGCCTCAATCCGATGAACGAGGTGCGTAAGCAGCTCAATCCGTTCGAGCAGGCCGCGGCCGATGTGCGGGCCGGCGTCGACACGATGATGAAGCCCAAACCGGCCGCCGATCCTGCGGCGCCGGCTGCAGACACGCCGCAACCCGCTGAGCCGCTCAAGAACGGCGCGACGGACATGCCCGGCGTCGGCGCAACCGAGCCCGCCCCGGCCGCTCCGACCTTCCCGGCCATGACGAACGCCTCGGTCACCGCCACGGTTTCGGATGCGCCTGTGGCGGCCAAACCGGCGAAAAAGACTGCGGTGATTAAGGCCAAGACGGCCGACGCTGTGGCGAAAACGGCAGCGGCATCGAAGGCATCGGCTGCAAAGGTGCCGGCCAAATCCTCGGCGCCGGCCAAAGCCGCAACGGCTGCCGCAAAGGCCGCGTCCAAGGCTGAGGCAAAGCCTGCCGCGGCCAGGAAGCCTGCCTCCAAGAAGACGGCTGACACCAAGAAGACGGCGGGAGCCGCCAAGTGAGCGTATCGGACAAGGAGCGGGAAGAAATCGAGAAATCGTCGGCGCCGCTGATCGAGCATCTCATCGAGTTGCGCCGCCGCCTGATCTGGTCGCTGGGCGGCTTCTTCGTCGCCTTCCTCGTCTGCTTCTTTTTCGCTAAGCGCCTGTTCAACCTGTTGGTCATCCCCTTCAAATGGGCAACGCAATGGGCAGGCCTCGACCCGCACAAGGTCGAGCTGATCTATACCGCGCCGCAGGAGTTCTTCTTCACCCAGGTGAAGCTTGCCATGTTCGGCGGCATGGTGATCGCCTTCCCGCTGATCGCCACGCAGATCTACAAGTTCATCGCGCCGGGCCTCTACAAGAATGAGCGCAGCGCTTTCCTGCCGTTCCTGATCGCGTCGCCCATCCTGTTCCTGATGGGCGCCTCGCTGGTCTATTTCTTCTTCACCCCGATGGTGATGTGGTTCTTCCTGGCCATGCAGCAGGTCGGCACCAACGACCAGGTGCAGATTTCGCTGCTGCCCAAGGTTTCGGAATATCTCAGCCTGATCATGACGCTGATCTTCTCCTTCGGCCTGGTGTTCCAGCTGCCGGTGGTGACCAGCCTTTTGACGCGCGTCGGGCTGTTGTCGTCGCAGGCGCTGGCCGAGAAGCGCAAATGGGCGATCGTGCTTTCCTTCGTGGTCGCCGCGGTGCTGACGCCGCCCGATCCGATGAGCCAGTGCGGCCTCGCCATCCCGACGATCATTCTCTACGAGGTCGCCATCTGGTCATCGCGCATGATCGAGCGCGCCCAGGCGCGCGACCGGCTGGCGCGCGAGCAGGCGAATGCGGACAGCTCTGTCGCCGGCGACAAGACGCCGGACGCGCCGTCCACCTGAGCGGCGGCAAGGCAGGGAAATCGAGGCGGCGCTTATCCGCCGTCTTGCATCGATAGCCGATGCGGTTTACCCCCTCGGTCCTTACTTTTGAGGATCGACCATGCTTGATATCAAATGGATTCGCGAAAACCCGAAGGCCCTTGTCGAGGCGCTGGTGAAGCGCTCGTGGTCGGCTGACGAGGCGCAGTCCACGGTCGACGATCTGATTGCCAAGGACGAGGCGCGGCGCTCGCATCTCAGCGAATTGCAGGTCAAGCAGGAGCGCCGCAACGCCGCCTCGAAGGAGATCGGCAACGCCATGCGCTCGGGCGATGCAGCGCTTGCCGAGAAGCTCAAGGGCGAAGTCAGCGATATCAAGGCGTTCATCCAGAACGGCGAGGCGCGCGAGCGCGAGCTCGACAAGGCGCTGAACGACGCGCTTGCGGTGCTGCCCAACGTGCCGCTGGAGGACGTGCCGGTCGGCAAGGACGAGCACGACAATGTCGTCAAGCGCATCGTCGGCGAGGTGCCGACGCGTCCGAACTGGGTGAAGGAGCATTTCGAGATCGGCGAAGCGCTCGGCATGATGGATTTCGAGCGGGCGGCGAAATTGTCCGGCACGCGCTTCACCGTGCTGAAAAGCCAGTTGGCCCGCATGGAGCGCGCGATCGGCCAGTTCATGCTCGACCTGCACACGATCGAGCATGGCTATGAAGAGGTCATCCCGCCACTGATGGTGCGGGATGAGGTGCTTTTCGGCACCAACCAGCTGCCGAAATTCGAGGAAGACCTGTTCTTCACGCCGCATGGCGACGGTCGGCTTGGCCTGATCCCCACGGCCGAGGTGCCGCTGACCAACCTCGTGCGCGAGGAGATCACCGCGCATGAAAAGCTGCCTCTGCGCTACACGGCGCTGACGCCGTGCTTCCGCTCGGAAGCGGGCTCGGCCGGCCGCGACACGCGCGGCATGCTGCGCCAGCATCAGTTCTACAAGGTCGAGCTGGTCTCGATCACCGATCAGGAAAGCTCGATCGCCGAGCATGAGCGCATGACGCGATGCGCCGAGGAGGTGCTGAAGCAGCTCGGCCTGCCGTTCCGCACCGTCACGCTCTGCACCGGCGACATGGGTTTTGGCGCGCGCAAGACCTACGACATCGAGGTCTGGCTGCCGGGGCAGAACGCCTATCGCGAAATCTCGTCCTGCTCGGTCTGCGGCGATTTCCAGGCCAGGCGCATGGATGCCCGCTACAAGGACAAGGACGGCAGGGGCAACCGCTTCGTTCACACGCTCAATGGTTCGGGTACCGCCGTCGGCCGCGCTCTCATAGCTGTCATCGAAAACTACCAGAATGAGGATGGCAGCGTAACCATTCCTGAAGTGCTGCGGCCTTACATGGGTGGTCTCGCCAAGATCGAAGCGAAGTGAACGCATGCGCATTCTTCTGACCAACGATGACGGCATCCACGCCGAAGGGCTGGCGTCGCTCGAACGCATCGCCCGCACGCTGTCGGACGACGTGTGGGTGGTGGCGCCCGAGCAGGACCAGTCCGGTTACGCGCATTCGCTGTCGATTTCGGAGCCGCTTCGGCTGCGCAAAATCGGCGAGAAACATTACGCGGTGCGCGGCACGCCGACCGACTGCGTCATCATGGGTACGAAGAAGATCCTGCCCGGACCGCCGGACCTGATCCTGTCCGGCGTCAATTCCGGCGCCAACATTGCTGATGATGTCACCTATTCCGGCACCGTTGCAGGCGCCATGGAAGGCGCGCTGCTCGGCGTGCGCTCGATCGCGGTCAGCCAGGCTTATTCCTATGTCGGCGAGGATCGCGTGGTTCCTTACGAGACGACCGAGTCGCTGGCGCCGGCGCTGTTGAAGCGACTGGTGGAAACGCCGCTGCCGGACGGCGTGCTGCTCAACGTCAATTTTCCGAACTGCGCTCCCGACGAAGTGGAGGGCACCGTCGTCACCTCGCAGGGCAAGCTGGTGCACAGCCTCTGGGTCGATGAGCGGCGCGACGGACGCGGCCTGCCTTACTACTGGCTGCGCTTCGGCCGCGAGCCGGTCGAAGGCAAGAAGGGCACGGACCTCTACGCGCTGCGCAACCGGCTGGTGTCGGTGACGCCGCTGCAGCTCGACCTCACCGCCCATGAGCTCCGCGACCAACTGACCAAGGCGCTGTCATGAACATGGCATCGGTATGAACACGGTTTTGGCATGAACGTGGTTTTGGCATGAACACAGGCCTCGACGACCGCGAGGATTTCGCCGCTTTCCTGCTCAGGCTGCGGGGCAGGGGCACGGCGCCCAAGGCGCTGGTCGCGGCCTTCGAGGCGACGCCTCGGCGCGGCTTCCTGTCGGCCCAGTTCCACGCGCTCGCCTGGTCGGACGGCATGCTGCCGATCGAATGCGGCGAGGCGATCGAGGGCGCCGATTTGCAGGCAGCCGTGATTGCCGCGCTGCACATCGAGCCGGGCAACCGCGTGCTCGAGATCGGCACCGGCTCGGGCTACACGGCAGCGGTCATGTCGCGGCTTGCCGCGCGCGTCATCACCATCGACCGCTATAAGACCCTCACCGAGCAGGCAAAGCAGCGCTTCGAGGCGCTTGCCATCAGCAACGTCATCGTCCGCCAGACCGACGGTTCCAACGGCCTGCCCAATGAAGGGCCGTTCGACCGCATCGTCGCTTGGGCGGCCTTCGACAGCCTGCCGCGCTTCCTGCTCGACCAATTGTCGAGCGGCGGCATCGTCATCGCGCCGATCGGCCCTGAAGAAGGCGAGCAGGTGCTGGCCAAGCTCACCAAGGTTGGCAGCCGCTTCGAGCGCGAGGACATCGGCATGGTCAGGCTGCAGCCGATCCTGCGTAGCGTCGCGGCGGTGATCTAGGGGCGGGGCCGATATTCAGGTGAGCCCGGTCTGCGAACGGTGGTCTCCTGCGCTTCCGGTGCTCACGTACTGCTAGTACGCTCCGCTCCGGTTCTCGGACACCACCATTCTCGACTCGGGCTGACCTGAATCTCTGCCCCGGCCCGCGGCCCGAAATGTTTTAAGAAAATTTTCGTCGGATTCTAAGGGGTTAACCCGGCAGTAACATTAACGCGCTTTAATCAGGGCCAGTTTGTACCGGGTCTGTGCGGGTTAGTGCGATGCAATTCAATCACTTGAAAGCAAACAGACGCAATCTGGCGCGCGGTTGCGCCGTGCTGATGATTGCCGGCGCGGCGGCCGGGTGCAGTTCCCAGTCGATGCGCTTCAACGGTGTCGATGATGTCTTCACGTCATCCACCAACAATCAGCGCGCCATCATCAACAAGCAGAATGTCGACCAGCCCTATCCGGGCGACACGGTCGCGCCTGCGCCGGTCGATGGCACGCACACCCAGTCGGTTAGCCGCTCCAGCCTCGAGCCGGTCACGACCCAGCAATTGCCGCCGCCCTCGGCGCCGGCTACGGCAAAGCCGATGCGTACCGCTACGGCTCCCGCCCTCGCGCCGGCTCCGGCGCTTGCGCCGGCACCGCATCTCGACAGGACGGCCACCGGCACGGTCACGCCGGCAAAACCGTTCAAGACCGCCGAGCCTGACGCGGTCCGCAACGCAAGTGCTGCGCCACATGCGACCGAAATCGTTGTCCGGGACGGCGAGACGCTTTCAGGCCTGGCCGCGCACTACCACGTGCCGGCCGATGCTATAGCCAAGGTCAACGGGATCGATCCGAAGAAGGGCATCCGGTCCGGCCAGAAGATCGTCATCCCCGCTTATGCCTATTCGAGCAAGGCGGAGCCGAAGGTTGCGGACGGCAAGCCGGCGAACACGCCGAAGCAGCCCGCGCCAGAAAAGGTCGCGGTGCTGCCGCAGCAGCCGAAGGTCAAGGACGGCAAGGCGGCCGCTCAGATCGATGCGTCTGCTGCGGCCACGGGCTCCAAGAACCCCAAGCCCGCGCCGCAGGTTGCCGAGGCAAAGCCTGCCGGCGCCGGAGGCACCTATACTGTCCAGCAGGGCGACTCGCTGTCGTCGATCGCCAGGAAGACCGGCATCAGCGTCATGACGCTGAAGCAGGCCAACGGCATGCAGGACGGTTTGCTCAAGATCGGACAGACGCTCAAGGTTCCGGCCGGCGGCACGGTCGTGGCGGCTGCCAAGCCGGCGGCCACCACCGCCAAGCCCGCGGTCGATCCGGTGACGACGGCGACGACGCCGCCGCCGGCGAAGACCACCGAGACGCTCGCCTCCTACACGCCGCCTAAGAAGGATGCCAAGGTCATCCAGCAGGCCGAGGACGACAACGCCGAGGCGCCCGATGCGACCGGCATCGGCAAGATGCGCTGGCCGGTGCGCGGCCGCGTGATCTCCAGCTTCGGCTCCGGCAAGGACGGCGTCGACATCGCGGTGCCGGAAGGAACGCCGATCAAGGCAGCCGAGAACGGCGTCGTCATCTATGCCGGCGACGGTCTCAAGGAGTTCGGCAACACCGTGCTGGTGCGGCATGAGAACGGCCTGGTCACCGTCTACGGCCATGCAAGCTCGATCGAGGTGCAGCGCGGCCAGAAGGTCAAGCGCGGCCAGGAGATCGCGCTGTCCGGTATGAGCGGCACCACCGACTCGCCCAAGCTGCACTTCGAAGTGCGCAAGAACTCGGCGCCGGTCGATCCGTCCGGCTATCTCGAATAGAACAAGAACAATTGCGGGCCGCCTGACCTCCAGTCCGGCCCGCCGTCTTCAGCCCGTTCCGCAAGGAGCGGGCTTTTTCAGTTGCGCGGGATGCAGGGCTCAAAGGTGATCACGTAGCGTGTCGGCGATCATCTCCTCGAGGCTGCTGGCCTTAACGCCCAGAAGCGTCTCCGCGTCGGAGGAATCGACCAGCAGGGGGCTCTCGAAGAGATACGTCATCTCGATCAGCTCATGCATGCCCAGCGCTTCCATCTCGGGGATGGAGTAGGAGTGCGTCTCGGCAATATCCCGGCCGAGCATCGCCGCGGTTTTGCGGATGAGTTCGTTGGGGGAGGCGTGTTGGGAGGGGACATGAAACGCCCGTCCCCATTCGCCGGTGTAGCGGGAGGCCGCGACGAGCGTCCTGGCGACGTCCTTGGTGAAGGTCCAGGCATGGGTGGCGTCGAGGTCGCCAATGAAGGCGACGGGCTGGTCCTCGATGATGGAGGGCAGGGCGATCAGCGAGAAGTAGCTGATCGCGCCGTGCCCGAGATAGTCGCTGGAGCGTATCTCGATCGCCGGCACGCTGGCACGGGCCGCCCGCTGCCACATGATCGTCCTGGCGGTTCCCTTCTTCGAATTCGGATCCAGCGGCATGTCGGAGCGCAGCGGGCTCTCGCCATTCTTGCCGTAACCGTAGAGGTTTCCGAGCACGATGAGCCTGGCGCCGACTGCTTCGGCCGCGCGCACGGTGCCGTCGAGTATGGGGAAAAAGTCGGTTGGCCAGCGATGATAAGTGGCCATGGCGCACATGAACACTGCGTCGGCGCCTCGGCAGACACGCGACAGCGCCGAGGCGTCGGTGGCGTCGGCTTGTATCGACCGCACATTGCGCAACGGGTTCGAACCGACGCTTCGGCTGGTCAGGATGACATCATGGCCTTCCTCGCCAAGAAGGCGAGCCGTCTCGCGTCCGACCGGGCCCGCGCCGACAACAACATATGAACTCATGGCAACCTCTCTTCCATGTTTTGAAGGAGAGGCGGGAGTACAGGGTTGCGGCGTTGAAAATCGCGCCGGAATTGCCAAATCTTGAACAGGTTTTGCCATGAATCGAGAGAGCATGCTTCCGCAATTCGCTCCGGCCCCATCCGACGTCACGATGCTTTCCCGGCACGTCGAGGCAGGCGTCCATCGGCTGCCTCGGGCAACGCATCATCGCGTCATGGTGCATGCGAGTGCTGCGACGCGCTCCTACTGCCATCAGGCCAGGCGATATTTCGTCAGGCGCGCCGGCGACATCGACCTTGTGCCGGCCGGCGAGGAGGGCGGCTTCGAGGCCGAAACGCCGTTCGACACGATGGAGATCGTCCTGCCGCCGGCCTTGATGGAAAGAGTTGCCGCGGAGCTTGGCGGAAAAGCGCTGATATCACGGCTTGACACCCGCCATCTGCTTCGTGACCAACGGATCGAGCATCTCGCTCGAGCGCTGCAGAGCGATCTCGCCGGCGGCGCACCAAGCGGCTCTTTGTTTGCCGACAGCATCGGCGCGGCGCTTGCGGTGAGGCTGCTTGGCCTCGATGGCCCGGACGTGGGTCGAGTGAACCGGTTGTCGGACGCCCAGCTCAAGCGTGTCCTCGACCACATCGAGACCGCTCTTCACGAGCCGCTTTCGATCGATCGCCTGAGCCGGGTGGCCGGCGCGAGCAGCTCGCATCTGCGCACATGGTTCAAGGCCGCGATGGGTGTCACCTTGCATCGCTACGTGTTGCGGCGCCGAGTGGAAAGGGCGTGCGTCCTGCTGCGGCGCGGCGATCTCGGCACGAGCGAGGTCGCGGCGTTGACCGGCTTTGCGCACCAGTCGCATCTGGCGCATTGGATGCGCCGGGAGATCGGCCAGACGCCGCGCGACTTGCGACGGGCGCAGAAGTGACTTCCGCTCGTCAGTCTTTCAGCGATTTGCCGAGCCGTCCGGCGAGGTCCTGCGTGAACTGCCAGGCGACACGGCCGGAACGGCTGCCACGCGTCGTTGCCCATTCCAGCGCTTCGGCGCGCAATTGCTCGGGATCGATGGCCAGGTCGTGATAGCGGACATAGCCGTCGATCATGTCGAGATATTCGTCCTGCGAGCATTTGTGGAAGCCGAGCCACAGGCCAAAACGATCTGAAAGCGAGACTTTTTCCTCGACCGCTTCGGAAGGATTGATGGCGGTCGAGCGCTCATTGTCGATCATGTCGCGCGGCAACAGATGCCGGCGGTTGGACGTGGCGTAGAAAATGACATTGCCCGGCCGGCCTTCGACGCCGCCTTCCAGCGCCGCCTTCAGCGACTTGTAGGAGGTGTCGTCATGGTCGAAGGAGAGGTCGTCGCAAAACAGGATGAAGCGATAGGGAGCCGCCTTCAGGAGACCCATCAGCTTGGGCAGCGTGTCGATATCCTCGCGATGGATCTCGATCAGCTTCAGCGGCCGGTCGAGCTTGTCAGAGGCGTTGACGGTGGCATGCACGGCCTTCACCAGAGACGACTTGCCCATGCCGCGCGCGCCCCACAACAGCACGTTGTTGGCCGCATAGCCGGACGCGAAGCGCTCGGTGTTGTCGAGCAGGATGTCGCGCACGCGGTCGACGCCGCGGATCAGGCCGATATCGACGCGGTTCACCTTGCGCACCGGCTCCAGGAAACCGGGATCAGCCTGCCAGACGAAGCAGTCCGCCACGCCGAGATCGGTCTGTGGCACCGGCGGCGGGGCGAGACGGGAAACCGCCTCGATCAGGCGATCCAGTTTCTTGTTCAAGGCGTCCAGGCTGTCGGTCATTTTGGGTCTTTTTTGTTGAGGTCCTTCAGCGTGTGGGAGCAGCTTCCATGACATCGCTGCAAGAACCAGGTCCAAGCTTTTGTTGGAGCATGATCTTTCGGGGGCCTCGAAGCCGCTTCCGCTGCGACGCTCTAGCACGCCGCAAACGGCTGGAAAAGCAACGGATTGGGCCCGC
This region of Mesorhizobium sp. M2A.F.Ca.ET.046.03.2.1 genomic DNA includes:
- a CDS encoding twin-arginine translocase TatA/TatE family subunit; the protein is MGSFSIWHWMIVLVIVLLVFGRGKIPELMGDMAKGIKSFKKGMADDDVDDKRTVEHRADETVSPGKEKVSKS
- the tatB gene encoding Sec-independent protein translocase protein TatB — protein: MFEVGWSELLVIAVVMIVVVGPKDLPNMLRTFGRTAAKLRAMAGDFQKQFNEALKEAELDDVKSSIDSLRSLNPMNEVRKQLNPFEQAAADVRAGVDTMMKPKPAADPAAPAADTPQPAEPLKNGATDMPGVGATEPAPAAPTFPAMTNASVTATVSDAPVAAKPAKKTAVIKAKTADAVAKTAAASKASAAKVPAKSSAPAKAATAAAKAASKAEAKPAAARKPASKKTADTKKTAGAAK
- the tatC gene encoding twin-arginine translocase subunit TatC; amino-acid sequence: MSVSDKEREEIEKSSAPLIEHLIELRRRLIWSLGGFFVAFLVCFFFAKRLFNLLVIPFKWATQWAGLDPHKVELIYTAPQEFFFTQVKLAMFGGMVIAFPLIATQIYKFIAPGLYKNERSAFLPFLIASPILFLMGASLVYFFFTPMVMWFFLAMQQVGTNDQVQISLLPKVSEYLSLIMTLIFSFGLVFQLPVVTSLLTRVGLLSSQALAEKRKWAIVLSFVVAAVLTPPDPMSQCGLAIPTIILYEVAIWSSRMIERAQARDRLAREQANADSSVAGDKTPDAPST
- the serS gene encoding serine--tRNA ligase encodes the protein MLDIKWIRENPKALVEALVKRSWSADEAQSTVDDLIAKDEARRSHLSELQVKQERRNAASKEIGNAMRSGDAALAEKLKGEVSDIKAFIQNGEARERELDKALNDALAVLPNVPLEDVPVGKDEHDNVVKRIVGEVPTRPNWVKEHFEIGEALGMMDFERAAKLSGTRFTVLKSQLARMERAIGQFMLDLHTIEHGYEEVIPPLMVRDEVLFGTNQLPKFEEDLFFTPHGDGRLGLIPTAEVPLTNLVREEITAHEKLPLRYTALTPCFRSEAGSAGRDTRGMLRQHQFYKVELVSITDQESSIAEHERMTRCAEEVLKQLGLPFRTVTLCTGDMGFGARKTYDIEVWLPGQNAYREISSCSVCGDFQARRMDARYKDKDGRGNRFVHTLNGSGTAVGRALIAVIENYQNEDGSVTIPEVLRPYMGGLAKIEAK
- the surE gene encoding 5'/3'-nucleotidase SurE, which produces MRILLTNDDGIHAEGLASLERIARTLSDDVWVVAPEQDQSGYAHSLSISEPLRLRKIGEKHYAVRGTPTDCVIMGTKKILPGPPDLILSGVNSGANIADDVTYSGTVAGAMEGALLGVRSIAVSQAYSYVGEDRVVPYETTESLAPALLKRLVETPLPDGVLLNVNFPNCAPDEVEGTVVTSQGKLVHSLWVDERRDGRGLPYYWLRFGREPVEGKKGTDLYALRNRLVSVTPLQLDLTAHELRDQLTKALS
- a CDS encoding protein-L-isoaspartate(D-aspartate) O-methyltransferase, whose product is MNTGLDDREDFAAFLLRLRGRGTAPKALVAAFEATPRRGFLSAQFHALAWSDGMLPIECGEAIEGADLQAAVIAALHIEPGNRVLEIGTGSGYTAAVMSRLAARVITIDRYKTLTEQAKQRFEALAISNVIVRQTDGSNGLPNEGPFDRIVAWAAFDSLPRFLLDQLSSGGIVIAPIGPEEGEQVLAKLTKVGSRFEREDIGMVRLQPILRSVAAVI
- a CDS encoding LysM peptidoglycan-binding domain-containing M23 family metallopeptidase, giving the protein MQFNHLKANRRNLARGCAVLMIAGAAAGCSSQSMRFNGVDDVFTSSTNNQRAIINKQNVDQPYPGDTVAPAPVDGTHTQSVSRSSLEPVTTQQLPPPSAPATAKPMRTATAPALAPAPALAPAPHLDRTATGTVTPAKPFKTAEPDAVRNASAAPHATEIVVRDGETLSGLAAHYHVPADAIAKVNGIDPKKGIRSGQKIVIPAYAYSSKAEPKVADGKPANTPKQPAPEKVAVLPQQPKVKDGKAAAQIDASAAATGSKNPKPAPQVAEAKPAGAGGTYTVQQGDSLSSIARKTGISVMTLKQANGMQDGLLKIGQTLKVPAGGTVVAAAKPAATTAKPAVDPVTTATTPPPAKTTETLASYTPPKKDAKVIQQAEDDNAEAPDATGIGKMRWPVRGRVISSFGSGKDGVDIAVPEGTPIKAAENGVVIYAGDGLKEFGNTVLVRHENGLVTVYGHASSIEVQRGQKVKRGQEIALSGMSGTTDSPKLHFEVRKNSAPVDPSGYLE
- a CDS encoding NAD-dependent epimerase/dehydratase family protein, which encodes MSSYVVVGAGPVGRETARLLGEEGHDVILTSRSVGSNPLRNVRSIQADATDASALSRVCRGADAVFMCAMATYHRWPTDFFPILDGTVRAAEAVGARLIVLGNLYGYGKNGESPLRSDMPLDPNSKKGTARTIMWQRAARASVPAIEIRSSDYLGHGAISYFSLIALPSIIEDQPVAFIGDLDATHAWTFTKDVARTLVAASRYTGEWGRAFHVPSQHASPNELIRKTAAMLGRDIAETHSYSIPEMEALGMHELIEMTYLFESPLLVDSSDAETLLGVKASSLEEMIADTLRDHL
- a CDS encoding AraC family transcriptional regulator, whose protein sequence is MLPQFAPAPSDVTMLSRHVEAGVHRLPRATHHRVMVHASAATRSYCHQARRYFVRRAGDIDLVPAGEEGGFEAETPFDTMEIVLPPALMERVAAELGGKALISRLDTRHLLRDQRIEHLARALQSDLAGGAPSGSLFADSIGAALAVRLLGLDGPDVGRVNRLSDAQLKRVLDHIETALHEPLSIDRLSRVAGASSSHLRTWFKAAMGVTLHRYVLRRRVERACVLLRRGDLGTSEVAALTGFAHQSHLAHWMRREIGQTPRDLRRAQK
- a CDS encoding ATP-binding protein gives rise to the protein MTDSLDALNKKLDRLIEAVSRLAPPPVPQTDLGVADCFVWQADPGFLEPVRKVNRVDIGLIRGVDRVRDILLDNTERFASGYAANNVLLWGARGMGKSSLVKAVHATVNASDKLDRPLKLIEIHREDIDTLPKLMGLLKAAPYRFILFCDDLSFDHDDTSYKSLKAALEGGVEGRPGNVIFYATSNRRHLLPRDMIDNERSTAINPSEAVEEKVSLSDRFGLWLGFHKCSQDEYLDMIDGYVRYHDLAIDPEQLRAEALEWATTRGSRSGRVAWQFTQDLAGRLGKSLKD